One segment of Meriones unguiculatus strain TT.TT164.6M chromosome X, Bangor_MerUng_6.1, whole genome shotgun sequence DNA contains the following:
- the Ikbkg gene encoding NF-kappa-B essential modulator isoform X2 has product MWMTLSFWMSRHLWKNQLSEMVQPSGGPAGDQDMPGEESSLGKPTMLHLPSEQGTSETLQRCLEENQELRDAIRQSNQMLRERCEELLQFQVSQREEKEFLMGKFQEARKLVERLSLEKLDLRRQREQALKDMEHLKKCQQMAEDKASVKAQVTSLLGELQESQSRLEAATKEQQTLEERMRAVSEQVRQLESEREALQQQHSVQVDQLRMQNQSVEAALRMERQAASEEKRKLAQLQAAYHQLFQDYDSHIKSSKGVQLEDLRRQLQQAEEALVAKQELIDKLKEEAEQHKIVMETVPVLKAQADIYKADFQAERHAREKLVEKKELLQEQLEQLQREFNKLKVGCHESARIEDMRKRHVETSQPPLLPAQAHHSFHSPLSNQRRIPPEEPPDFCCPKCQYQAPDMDTLQIHVMECIDLVLIMTTSLEWSSWHHHLSPPKAVTK; this is encoded by the exons ACACTGTCTTTTTGGATGAGCAGGCACCTGTGGAAGAATCAGCTGAGTGAGATGGTGCAGCCCAGTGGTGGCCCAGCAGGGGATCAGGACATGCCGGGTGAagaatcttccctagggaagCCAACAATGCTACATCTGCCTTCAGAGCAGGGTACTTCTGAGACCCTCCAGCGCTGTCTGGAAGAGAATCAAGAGCTCCGAG ATGCTATCCGACAGAGCAATCAAATGCTAAGGGAACGCTGTGAGGAGCTGCTacagtttcaggtcagccagcgGGAGGAGAAGGAATTCCTTATGGGCAAATTCCAGGAAGCCAGGAAGCTGGTGGAAAGACTGAGCTTGGAGAAGCTTGACCTTCGGCGGCAGAGGGAACAGGCCTTAAAGGATATGGAGCACCTGAAGAAATGCCAGCAG ATGGCTGAGGACAAGGCCTCCGTGAAAGCCCAGGTGACATCACTGCTGGGAGaactccaggagagccagagtcGTTTGGAGGCTGCCACAAAGGAACAACAAACTTTAGAGGAAAG GATGCGAGCTGTTAGTGAGCAGGTCAGACAGCTGGAGAGTGAGCGGGAAGCCCTGCAGCAGCAGCATAGTGTGCAGGTGGACCAGCTGCGCATGCAGAACCAGAGTGTGGAGGCTGCCCTTCGGATGGAGCGACAGGCTGCCTCAGAGGAAAA GCGGAAGCTGGCTCAGTTGCAGGCAGCCTATCACCAGCTCTTCCAAGACTATGATAGCCACATTAAGAGCAGCAAG GGCGTGCAGCTGGAAGATCTGAGGCGACAGCTCCAGCAAGCCGAAGAGGCCCTGGTAGCAAAACAGGAATTGATTGATAAGCTGAAAGAGGAGGCTGAGCAGCACAAGATTGTGATGGAGACTGTACcagtcctgaaggcccag GCGGATATCTACAAGGCTGACTTCCAAGCCGAGAGACATGCTCGGGAGAAGCTGGTGGAGAAGAAGGAACTTCTGCAGGAGCAGCTAGAGCAGCTACAGCGTGAATTCAACAAGCTGAAAGTTGGCTGCCATGAGTCAGCCAG gaTTGAGGATATGAGGAAGCGACATGTAGAGACTTCCCAGCCCCCTTTACTCCCTGCTCAGG ctcACCACTCCTTTCATTCGCCCTTGTCCAACCAGCGGAGGATCCCTCCTGAGGAACCACCTGACTTTTGTTGTCCCAAGTGCCAGTATCAGGCTCCTGATATGGACACTCTGCAGATACACGTCATGGAGTGCATAGA
- the Ikbkg gene encoding NF-kappa-B essential modulator isoform X1, giving the protein MWMTLSFWMSRHLWKNQLSEMVQPSGGPAGDQDMPGEESSLGKPTMLHLPSEQGTSETLQRCLEENQELRDAIRQSNQMLRERCEELLQFQVSQREEKEFLMGKFQEARKLVERLSLEKLDLRRQREQALKDMEHLKKCQQQMAEDKASVKAQVTSLLGELQESQSRLEAATKEQQTLEERMRAVSEQVRQLESEREALQQQHSVQVDQLRMQNQSVEAALRMERQAASEEKRKLAQLQAAYHQLFQDYDSHIKSSKGVQLEDLRRQLQQAEEALVAKQELIDKLKEEAEQHKIVMETVPVLKAQADIYKADFQAERHAREKLVEKKELLQEQLEQLQREFNKLKVGCHESARIEDMRKRHVETSQPPLLPAQAHHSFHSPLSNQRRIPPEEPPDFCCPKCQYQAPDMDTLQIHVMECIDLVLIMTTSLEWSSWHHHLSPPKAVTK; this is encoded by the exons ACACTGTCTTTTTGGATGAGCAGGCACCTGTGGAAGAATCAGCTGAGTGAGATGGTGCAGCCCAGTGGTGGCCCAGCAGGGGATCAGGACATGCCGGGTGAagaatcttccctagggaagCCAACAATGCTACATCTGCCTTCAGAGCAGGGTACTTCTGAGACCCTCCAGCGCTGTCTGGAAGAGAATCAAGAGCTCCGAG ATGCTATCCGACAGAGCAATCAAATGCTAAGGGAACGCTGTGAGGAGCTGCTacagtttcaggtcagccagcgGGAGGAGAAGGAATTCCTTATGGGCAAATTCCAGGAAGCCAGGAAGCTGGTGGAAAGACTGAGCTTGGAGAAGCTTGACCTTCGGCGGCAGAGGGAACAGGCCTTAAAGGATATGGAGCACCTGAAGAAATGCCAGCAG CAGATGGCTGAGGACAAGGCCTCCGTGAAAGCCCAGGTGACATCACTGCTGGGAGaactccaggagagccagagtcGTTTGGAGGCTGCCACAAAGGAACAACAAACTTTAGAGGAAAG GATGCGAGCTGTTAGTGAGCAGGTCAGACAGCTGGAGAGTGAGCGGGAAGCCCTGCAGCAGCAGCATAGTGTGCAGGTGGACCAGCTGCGCATGCAGAACCAGAGTGTGGAGGCTGCCCTTCGGATGGAGCGACAGGCTGCCTCAGAGGAAAA GCGGAAGCTGGCTCAGTTGCAGGCAGCCTATCACCAGCTCTTCCAAGACTATGATAGCCACATTAAGAGCAGCAAG GGCGTGCAGCTGGAAGATCTGAGGCGACAGCTCCAGCAAGCCGAAGAGGCCCTGGTAGCAAAACAGGAATTGATTGATAAGCTGAAAGAGGAGGCTGAGCAGCACAAGATTGTGATGGAGACTGTACcagtcctgaaggcccag GCGGATATCTACAAGGCTGACTTCCAAGCCGAGAGACATGCTCGGGAGAAGCTGGTGGAGAAGAAGGAACTTCTGCAGGAGCAGCTAGAGCAGCTACAGCGTGAATTCAACAAGCTGAAAGTTGGCTGCCATGAGTCAGCCAG gaTTGAGGATATGAGGAAGCGACATGTAGAGACTTCCCAGCCCCCTTTACTCCCTGCTCAGG ctcACCACTCCTTTCATTCGCCCTTGTCCAACCAGCGGAGGATCCCTCCTGAGGAACCACCTGACTTTTGTTGTCCCAAGTGCCAGTATCAGGCTCCTGATATGGACACTCTGCAGATACACGTCATGGAGTGCATAGA
- the Ikbkg gene encoding NF-kappa-B essential modulator isoform X7 yields the protein MWMTLSFWMSRHLWKNQLSEMVQPSGGPAGDQDMPGEESSLGKPTMLHLPSEQGTSETLQRCLEENQELRDAIRQSNQMLRERCEELLQFQVSQREEKEFLMGKFQEARKLVERLSLEKLDLRRQREQALKDMEHLKKCQQQMAEDKASVKAQVTSLLGELQESQSRLEAATKEQQTLEERMRAVSEQVRQLESEREALQQQHSVQVDQLRMQNQSVEAALRMERQAASEEKRKLAQLQAAYHQLFQDYDSHIKSSKGVQLEDLRRQLQQAEEALVAKQELIDKLKEEAEQHKIVMETVPVLKAQADIYKADFQAERHAREKLVEKKELLQEQLEQLQREFNKLKVGCHESARIEDMRKRHVETSQPPLLPAQAWSSS from the exons ACACTGTCTTTTTGGATGAGCAGGCACCTGTGGAAGAATCAGCTGAGTGAGATGGTGCAGCCCAGTGGTGGCCCAGCAGGGGATCAGGACATGCCGGGTGAagaatcttccctagggaagCCAACAATGCTACATCTGCCTTCAGAGCAGGGTACTTCTGAGACCCTCCAGCGCTGTCTGGAAGAGAATCAAGAGCTCCGAG ATGCTATCCGACAGAGCAATCAAATGCTAAGGGAACGCTGTGAGGAGCTGCTacagtttcaggtcagccagcgGGAGGAGAAGGAATTCCTTATGGGCAAATTCCAGGAAGCCAGGAAGCTGGTGGAAAGACTGAGCTTGGAGAAGCTTGACCTTCGGCGGCAGAGGGAACAGGCCTTAAAGGATATGGAGCACCTGAAGAAATGCCAGCAG CAGATGGCTGAGGACAAGGCCTCCGTGAAAGCCCAGGTGACATCACTGCTGGGAGaactccaggagagccagagtcGTTTGGAGGCTGCCACAAAGGAACAACAAACTTTAGAGGAAAG GATGCGAGCTGTTAGTGAGCAGGTCAGACAGCTGGAGAGTGAGCGGGAAGCCCTGCAGCAGCAGCATAGTGTGCAGGTGGACCAGCTGCGCATGCAGAACCAGAGTGTGGAGGCTGCCCTTCGGATGGAGCGACAGGCTGCCTCAGAGGAAAA GCGGAAGCTGGCTCAGTTGCAGGCAGCCTATCACCAGCTCTTCCAAGACTATGATAGCCACATTAAGAGCAGCAAG GGCGTGCAGCTGGAAGATCTGAGGCGACAGCTCCAGCAAGCCGAAGAGGCCCTGGTAGCAAAACAGGAATTGATTGATAAGCTGAAAGAGGAGGCTGAGCAGCACAAGATTGTGATGGAGACTGTACcagtcctgaaggcccag GCGGATATCTACAAGGCTGACTTCCAAGCCGAGAGACATGCTCGGGAGAAGCTGGTGGAGAAGAAGGAACTTCTGCAGGAGCAGCTAGAGCAGCTACAGCGTGAATTCAACAAGCTGAAAGTTGGCTGCCATGAGTCAGCCAG gaTTGAGGATATGAGGAAGCGACATGTAGAGACTTCCCAGCCCCCTTTACTCCCTGCTCAGG
- the Ikbkg gene encoding NF-kappa-B essential modulator isoform X6, translating into MWMTLSFWMSRHLWKNQLSEMVQPSGGPAGDQDMPGEESSLGKPTMLHLPSEQGTSETLQRCLEENQELRDAIRQSNQMLRERCEELLQFQVSQREEKEFLMGKFQEARKLVERLSLEKLDLRRQREQALKDMEHLKKCQQMAEDKASVKAQVTSLLGELQESQSRLEAATKEQQTLEERMRAVSEQVRQLESEREALQQQHSVQVDQLRMQNQSVEAALRMERQAASEEKRKLAQLQAAYHQLFQDYDSHIKSSKGVQLEDLRRQLQQAEEALVAKQELIDKLKEEAEQHKIVMETVPVLKAQADIYKADFQAERHAREKLVEKKELLQEQLEQLQREFNKLKVGCHESARIEDMRKRHVETSQPPLLPAQAHHSFHSPLSNQRRIPPEEPPDFCCPKCQYQAPDMDTLQIHVMECIE; encoded by the exons ACACTGTCTTTTTGGATGAGCAGGCACCTGTGGAAGAATCAGCTGAGTGAGATGGTGCAGCCCAGTGGTGGCCCAGCAGGGGATCAGGACATGCCGGGTGAagaatcttccctagggaagCCAACAATGCTACATCTGCCTTCAGAGCAGGGTACTTCTGAGACCCTCCAGCGCTGTCTGGAAGAGAATCAAGAGCTCCGAG ATGCTATCCGACAGAGCAATCAAATGCTAAGGGAACGCTGTGAGGAGCTGCTacagtttcaggtcagccagcgGGAGGAGAAGGAATTCCTTATGGGCAAATTCCAGGAAGCCAGGAAGCTGGTGGAAAGACTGAGCTTGGAGAAGCTTGACCTTCGGCGGCAGAGGGAACAGGCCTTAAAGGATATGGAGCACCTGAAGAAATGCCAGCAG ATGGCTGAGGACAAGGCCTCCGTGAAAGCCCAGGTGACATCACTGCTGGGAGaactccaggagagccagagtcGTTTGGAGGCTGCCACAAAGGAACAACAAACTTTAGAGGAAAG GATGCGAGCTGTTAGTGAGCAGGTCAGACAGCTGGAGAGTGAGCGGGAAGCCCTGCAGCAGCAGCATAGTGTGCAGGTGGACCAGCTGCGCATGCAGAACCAGAGTGTGGAGGCTGCCCTTCGGATGGAGCGACAGGCTGCCTCAGAGGAAAA GCGGAAGCTGGCTCAGTTGCAGGCAGCCTATCACCAGCTCTTCCAAGACTATGATAGCCACATTAAGAGCAGCAAG GGCGTGCAGCTGGAAGATCTGAGGCGACAGCTCCAGCAAGCCGAAGAGGCCCTGGTAGCAAAACAGGAATTGATTGATAAGCTGAAAGAGGAGGCTGAGCAGCACAAGATTGTGATGGAGACTGTACcagtcctgaaggcccag GCGGATATCTACAAGGCTGACTTCCAAGCCGAGAGACATGCTCGGGAGAAGCTGGTGGAGAAGAAGGAACTTCTGCAGGAGCAGCTAGAGCAGCTACAGCGTGAATTCAACAAGCTGAAAGTTGGCTGCCATGAGTCAGCCAG gaTTGAGGATATGAGGAAGCGACATGTAGAGACTTCCCAGCCCCCTTTACTCCCTGCTCAGG ctcACCACTCCTTTCATTCGCCCTTGTCCAACCAGCGGAGGATCCCTCCTGAGGAACCACCTGACTTTTGTTGTCCCAAGTGCCAGTATCAGGCTCCTGATATGGACACTCTGCAGATACACGTCATGGAGTGCATAGAGTAG
- the Ikbkg gene encoding NF-kappa-B essential modulator isoform X5, producing MWMTLSFWMSRHLWKNQLSEMVQPSGGPAGDQDMPGEESSLGKPTMLHLPSEQGTSETLQRCLEENQELRDAIRQSNQMLRERCEELLQFQVSQREEKEFLMGKFQEARKLVERLSLEKLDLRRQREQALKDMEHLKKCQQQMAEDKASVKAQVTSLLGELQESQSRLEAATKEQQTLEERMRAVSEQVRQLESEREALQQQHSVQVDQLRMQNQSVEAALRMERQAASEEKRKLAQLQAAYHQLFQDYDSHIKSSKGVQLEDLRRQLQQAEEALVAKQELIDKLKEEAEQHKIVMETVPVLKAQADIYKADFQAERHAREKLVEKKELLQEQLEQLQREFNKLKVGCHESARIEDMRKRHVETSQPPLLPAQAHHSFHSPLSNQRRIPPEEPPDFCCPKCQYQAPDMDTLQIHVMECIE from the exons ACACTGTCTTTTTGGATGAGCAGGCACCTGTGGAAGAATCAGCTGAGTGAGATGGTGCAGCCCAGTGGTGGCCCAGCAGGGGATCAGGACATGCCGGGTGAagaatcttccctagggaagCCAACAATGCTACATCTGCCTTCAGAGCAGGGTACTTCTGAGACCCTCCAGCGCTGTCTGGAAGAGAATCAAGAGCTCCGAG ATGCTATCCGACAGAGCAATCAAATGCTAAGGGAACGCTGTGAGGAGCTGCTacagtttcaggtcagccagcgGGAGGAGAAGGAATTCCTTATGGGCAAATTCCAGGAAGCCAGGAAGCTGGTGGAAAGACTGAGCTTGGAGAAGCTTGACCTTCGGCGGCAGAGGGAACAGGCCTTAAAGGATATGGAGCACCTGAAGAAATGCCAGCAG CAGATGGCTGAGGACAAGGCCTCCGTGAAAGCCCAGGTGACATCACTGCTGGGAGaactccaggagagccagagtcGTTTGGAGGCTGCCACAAAGGAACAACAAACTTTAGAGGAAAG GATGCGAGCTGTTAGTGAGCAGGTCAGACAGCTGGAGAGTGAGCGGGAAGCCCTGCAGCAGCAGCATAGTGTGCAGGTGGACCAGCTGCGCATGCAGAACCAGAGTGTGGAGGCTGCCCTTCGGATGGAGCGACAGGCTGCCTCAGAGGAAAA GCGGAAGCTGGCTCAGTTGCAGGCAGCCTATCACCAGCTCTTCCAAGACTATGATAGCCACATTAAGAGCAGCAAG GGCGTGCAGCTGGAAGATCTGAGGCGACAGCTCCAGCAAGCCGAAGAGGCCCTGGTAGCAAAACAGGAATTGATTGATAAGCTGAAAGAGGAGGCTGAGCAGCACAAGATTGTGATGGAGACTGTACcagtcctgaaggcccag GCGGATATCTACAAGGCTGACTTCCAAGCCGAGAGACATGCTCGGGAGAAGCTGGTGGAGAAGAAGGAACTTCTGCAGGAGCAGCTAGAGCAGCTACAGCGTGAATTCAACAAGCTGAAAGTTGGCTGCCATGAGTCAGCCAG gaTTGAGGATATGAGGAAGCGACATGTAGAGACTTCCCAGCCCCCTTTACTCCCTGCTCAGG ctcACCACTCCTTTCATTCGCCCTTGTCCAACCAGCGGAGGATCCCTCCTGAGGAACCACCTGACTTTTGTTGTCCCAAGTGCCAGTATCAGGCTCCTGATATGGACACTCTGCAGATACACGTCATGGAGTGCATAGAGTAG
- the Ikbkg gene encoding NF-kappa-B essential modulator isoform X3 translates to MSRHLWKNQLSEMVQPSGGPAGDQDMPGEESSLGKPTMLHLPSEQGTSETLQRCLEENQELRDAIRQSNQMLRERCEELLQFQVSQREEKEFLMGKFQEARKLVERLSLEKLDLRRQREQALKDMEHLKKCQQQMAEDKASVKAQVTSLLGELQESQSRLEAATKEQQTLEERMRAVSEQVRQLESEREALQQQHSVQVDQLRMQNQSVEAALRMERQAASEEKRKLAQLQAAYHQLFQDYDSHIKSSKGVQLEDLRRQLQQAEEALVAKQELIDKLKEEAEQHKIVMETVPVLKAQADIYKADFQAERHAREKLVEKKELLQEQLEQLQREFNKLKVGCHESARIEDMRKRHVETSQPPLLPAQAHHSFHSPLSNQRRIPPEEPPDFCCPKCQYQAPDMDTLQIHVMECIDLVLIMTTSLEWSSWHHHLSPPKAVTK, encoded by the exons ATGAGCAGGCACCTGTGGAAGAATCAGCTGAGTGAGATGGTGCAGCCCAGTGGTGGCCCAGCAGGGGATCAGGACATGCCGGGTGAagaatcttccctagggaagCCAACAATGCTACATCTGCCTTCAGAGCAGGGTACTTCTGAGACCCTCCAGCGCTGTCTGGAAGAGAATCAAGAGCTCCGAG ATGCTATCCGACAGAGCAATCAAATGCTAAGGGAACGCTGTGAGGAGCTGCTacagtttcaggtcagccagcgGGAGGAGAAGGAATTCCTTATGGGCAAATTCCAGGAAGCCAGGAAGCTGGTGGAAAGACTGAGCTTGGAGAAGCTTGACCTTCGGCGGCAGAGGGAACAGGCCTTAAAGGATATGGAGCACCTGAAGAAATGCCAGCAG CAGATGGCTGAGGACAAGGCCTCCGTGAAAGCCCAGGTGACATCACTGCTGGGAGaactccaggagagccagagtcGTTTGGAGGCTGCCACAAAGGAACAACAAACTTTAGAGGAAAG GATGCGAGCTGTTAGTGAGCAGGTCAGACAGCTGGAGAGTGAGCGGGAAGCCCTGCAGCAGCAGCATAGTGTGCAGGTGGACCAGCTGCGCATGCAGAACCAGAGTGTGGAGGCTGCCCTTCGGATGGAGCGACAGGCTGCCTCAGAGGAAAA GCGGAAGCTGGCTCAGTTGCAGGCAGCCTATCACCAGCTCTTCCAAGACTATGATAGCCACATTAAGAGCAGCAAG GGCGTGCAGCTGGAAGATCTGAGGCGACAGCTCCAGCAAGCCGAAGAGGCCCTGGTAGCAAAACAGGAATTGATTGATAAGCTGAAAGAGGAGGCTGAGCAGCACAAGATTGTGATGGAGACTGTACcagtcctgaaggcccag GCGGATATCTACAAGGCTGACTTCCAAGCCGAGAGACATGCTCGGGAGAAGCTGGTGGAGAAGAAGGAACTTCTGCAGGAGCAGCTAGAGCAGCTACAGCGTGAATTCAACAAGCTGAAAGTTGGCTGCCATGAGTCAGCCAG gaTTGAGGATATGAGGAAGCGACATGTAGAGACTTCCCAGCCCCCTTTACTCCCTGCTCAGG ctcACCACTCCTTTCATTCGCCCTTGTCCAACCAGCGGAGGATCCCTCCTGAGGAACCACCTGACTTTTGTTGTCCCAAGTGCCAGTATCAGGCTCCTGATATGGACACTCTGCAGATACACGTCATGGAGTGCATAGA
- the Ikbkg gene encoding NF-kappa-B essential modulator isoform X4, which produces MVQPSGGPAGDQDMPGEESSLGKPTMLHLPSEQGTSETLQRCLEENQELRDAIRQSNQMLRERCEELLQFQVSQREEKEFLMGKFQEARKLVERLSLEKLDLRRQREQALKDMEHLKKCQQQMAEDKASVKAQVTSLLGELQESQSRLEAATKEQQTLEERMRAVSEQVRQLESEREALQQQHSVQVDQLRMQNQSVEAALRMERQAASEEKRKLAQLQAAYHQLFQDYDSHIKSSKGVQLEDLRRQLQQAEEALVAKQELIDKLKEEAEQHKIVMETVPVLKAQADIYKADFQAERHAREKLVEKKELLQEQLEQLQREFNKLKVGCHESARIEDMRKRHVETSQPPLLPAQAHHSFHSPLSNQRRIPPEEPPDFCCPKCQYQAPDMDTLQIHVMECIDLVLIMTTSLEWSSWHHHLSPPKAVTK; this is translated from the exons ATGGTGCAGCCCAGTGGTGGCCCAGCAGGGGATCAGGACATGCCGGGTGAagaatcttccctagggaagCCAACAATGCTACATCTGCCTTCAGAGCAGGGTACTTCTGAGACCCTCCAGCGCTGTCTGGAAGAGAATCAAGAGCTCCGAG ATGCTATCCGACAGAGCAATCAAATGCTAAGGGAACGCTGTGAGGAGCTGCTacagtttcaggtcagccagcgGGAGGAGAAGGAATTCCTTATGGGCAAATTCCAGGAAGCCAGGAAGCTGGTGGAAAGACTGAGCTTGGAGAAGCTTGACCTTCGGCGGCAGAGGGAACAGGCCTTAAAGGATATGGAGCACCTGAAGAAATGCCAGCAG CAGATGGCTGAGGACAAGGCCTCCGTGAAAGCCCAGGTGACATCACTGCTGGGAGaactccaggagagccagagtcGTTTGGAGGCTGCCACAAAGGAACAACAAACTTTAGAGGAAAG GATGCGAGCTGTTAGTGAGCAGGTCAGACAGCTGGAGAGTGAGCGGGAAGCCCTGCAGCAGCAGCATAGTGTGCAGGTGGACCAGCTGCGCATGCAGAACCAGAGTGTGGAGGCTGCCCTTCGGATGGAGCGACAGGCTGCCTCAGAGGAAAA GCGGAAGCTGGCTCAGTTGCAGGCAGCCTATCACCAGCTCTTCCAAGACTATGATAGCCACATTAAGAGCAGCAAG GGCGTGCAGCTGGAAGATCTGAGGCGACAGCTCCAGCAAGCCGAAGAGGCCCTGGTAGCAAAACAGGAATTGATTGATAAGCTGAAAGAGGAGGCTGAGCAGCACAAGATTGTGATGGAGACTGTACcagtcctgaaggcccag GCGGATATCTACAAGGCTGACTTCCAAGCCGAGAGACATGCTCGGGAGAAGCTGGTGGAGAAGAAGGAACTTCTGCAGGAGCAGCTAGAGCAGCTACAGCGTGAATTCAACAAGCTGAAAGTTGGCTGCCATGAGTCAGCCAG gaTTGAGGATATGAGGAAGCGACATGTAGAGACTTCCCAGCCCCCTTTACTCCCTGCTCAGG ctcACCACTCCTTTCATTCGCCCTTGTCCAACCAGCGGAGGATCCCTCCTGAGGAACCACCTGACTTTTGTTGTCCCAAGTGCCAGTATCAGGCTCCTGATATGGACACTCTGCAGATACACGTCATGGAGTGCATAGA